One part of the Paenibacillus silvisoli genome encodes these proteins:
- the obgE gene encoding GTPase ObgE: MFVDKAKIFVKGGDGGNGIVSYRREKYVPNGGPAGGDGGKGGDVIFRVDEGLRTLMDFRYQRHFKGQRGERGKVKTMHGANAEDMIVRIPPGTVIIDDESDAIIADMTQHGSEIIVAKGGRGGRGNCRFASASNPAPDFAENGEEGEERSITLELKVMADVGLVGFPSVGKSTLLSVVSAAQPKIGAYHFTTLTPNLGVVDVGDGRSFVMADLPGLIEGAHEGVGLGHDFLRHVERTRIILHVLDMSGSEGRDPFDDWKKINQELELYNPILAERPQIIVANKMDMPEAEEQLELFREQLAAESDANHQIVPMSSLTKKGVQELLYKAADLLETVPDTRLIEEVKDVAERKVYKLEEEEDRSFKVGKENEGFYVESVFIEKFMKRVNLNNSYDAIMRFARTMRQMGVDAALRKIGAKDGDIVRIGDYTFEFFEGSDFYYHD, translated from the coding sequence ATGTTTGTCGACAAAGCAAAAATATTCGTAAAAGGCGGCGACGGCGGAAACGGGATCGTTTCCTACCGCCGCGAGAAGTATGTACCGAACGGAGGACCGGCCGGCGGTGACGGCGGCAAAGGCGGCGATGTCATTTTCCGCGTGGACGAAGGTCTTCGCACGCTGATGGATTTCCGTTATCAGCGCCATTTCAAAGGCCAGCGCGGCGAGCGCGGCAAAGTGAAGACGATGCACGGCGCCAACGCGGAGGACATGATCGTCCGCATTCCGCCGGGAACGGTAATCATTGACGACGAGTCGGATGCGATCATTGCGGACATGACGCAGCATGGCTCGGAGATCATCGTTGCGAAGGGCGGACGCGGCGGACGCGGCAACTGCCGCTTCGCGAGCGCGAGCAATCCCGCGCCGGATTTCGCCGAGAACGGCGAGGAAGGCGAAGAGCGTTCGATTACGCTCGAGCTGAAGGTTATGGCGGACGTCGGCCTGGTTGGCTTCCCGAGCGTAGGCAAATCGACGCTGCTGTCGGTCGTATCGGCCGCTCAGCCGAAGATCGGGGCGTATCACTTTACGACATTGACGCCAAATCTTGGCGTAGTCGATGTCGGTGACGGACGCAGCTTCGTCATGGCCGATTTGCCGGGACTGATCGAAGGCGCGCATGAAGGCGTCGGACTCGGACATGATTTTCTGCGCCATGTCGAACGTACGCGCATCATCTTGCATGTGCTGGATATGTCGGGCTCGGAAGGACGCGATCCGTTCGACGATTGGAAGAAGATCAATCAGGAGCTGGAGCTGTACAATCCGATCCTGGCGGAACGTCCGCAAATTATCGTAGCCAACAAAATGGACATGCCGGAGGCGGAGGAGCAGCTGGAGCTGTTCCGCGAACAGCTGGCGGCTGAAAGCGACGCGAATCACCAGATCGTGCCTATGTCGTCCTTAACGAAGAAGGGCGTACAGGAGCTGCTCTACAAGGCGGCGGACCTGCTCGAAACGGTGCCGGATACCCGCTTGATCGAAGAAGTGAAGGACGTAGCGGAACGCAAGGTCTACAAGCTGGAGGAGGAAGAAGACCGTTCGTTCAAGGTGGGCAAGGAGAACGAAGGCTTCTACGTCGAAAGCGTGTTTATCGAGAAGTTCATGAAGCGCGTTAACCTGAACAACTCGTACGATGCGATCATGCGCTTCGCGCGCACGATGCGTCAAATGGGCGTCGATGCGGCGCTGCGCAAGATCGGCGCGAAGGACGGCGATATCGTCCGGATCGGCGACTACACCTTCGAGTTTTTCGAGGGCAGCGATTTCTACTATCACGACTAA
- a CDS encoding Spo0B domain-containing protein has protein sequence MNRIGMTKSFAAASLLVPAAAVIIWPTQLWLLAVFMIWVVLAAAVWIHTERTEQNARMARAAAAMQQASIRTLNHHRHDWMNDLQVIFGYIRMGKTDKTIQYVEQIRERMVAESKIAKLGVPSLVQFIQSFRTVSHSLVIDVEIDGDVNLAELPLDGELAAESIVGIINAYRFAVRPGIGDADRLVLRITRDEDRLNVSFHCEGQIVELDDWKTKCKRALHNSPLKLAENGLQTASVRLQAQLGK, from the coding sequence ATGAATCGCATCGGAATGACCAAATCTTTCGCGGCGGCTTCCCTTTTGGTTCCTGCCGCTGCTGTTATTATTTGGCCGACACAGCTCTGGCTGCTGGCTGTGTTTATGATCTGGGTTGTCCTTGCGGCTGCAGTATGGATTCATACCGAACGAACGGAACAGAATGCTCGAATGGCGAGGGCGGCTGCCGCCATGCAACAGGCATCGATTCGGACGCTTAATCATCATCGCCACGACTGGATGAATGACCTGCAGGTCATCTTCGGATATATCCGCATGGGAAAGACGGATAAGACGATTCAGTACGTGGAACAGATAAGAGAACGAATGGTGGCGGAAAGCAAGATCGCGAAGCTTGGCGTTCCGTCGCTTGTCCAATTTATTCAATCTTTCCGCACGGTGTCGCATTCCCTCGTTATTGACGTGGAGATCGACGGCGATGTCAATCTGGCGGAGCTTCCGCTCGACGGAGAGCTTGCCGCGGAATCGATCGTCGGCATTATTAACGCGTACCGATTCGCGGTGCGACCGGGGATAGGGGATGCAGACAGGCTTGTGCTCCGCATTACGCGGGACGAGGACAGGCTGAACGTGTCTTTCCATTGCGAGGGACAGATTGTCGAATTGGACGATTGGAAAACGAAATGTAAGCGGGCGCTGCATAATTCGCCGCTGAAGCTGGCGGAGAACGGCCTGCAAACTGCAAGTGTGCGGCTGCAAGCGCAGCTTGGGAAATAA
- the rpmA gene encoding 50S ribosomal protein L27, giving the protein MLKLNLQLFASKKGVGSTKNGRDSQSKRLGAKRADGQTVTAGSILVRQRGTKVHPGNNVGIGKDDTLFAKVEGVVKFERWGRDRKKVSVYPIAAAPVAAAE; this is encoded by the coding sequence ATGTTGAAACTGAATCTCCAACTCTTCGCTTCGAAGAAAGGCGTAGGTTCCACGAAGAACGGACGCGACAGCCAATCGAAACGTCTCGGCGCTAAACGCGCTGACGGCCAAACGGTAACGGCTGGCAGCATCCTGGTTCGTCAACGCGGAACGAAAGTTCACCCGGGCAACAACGTTGGCATCGGTAAAGACGACACTCTTTTCGCGAAAGTGGAAGGCGTCGTGAAGTTTGAGCGTTGGGGCCGCGACCGTAAAAAAGTCAGCGTATACCCAATCGCAGCTGCTCCGGTAGCGGCAGCGGAATAG
- a CDS encoding ribosomal-processing cysteine protease Prp has translation MITVTIERQSAVNRRIVSFAIEGHAKFAKPGKDIVCAGVSAVSVGTVNAIEELAGLVLPASMKSGWLRSDIPATADAVSDEKAQLLLEGMIVQLNSIAVSYGKYVELRQQFRE, from the coding sequence ATGATTACGGTCACCATTGAACGGCAATCCGCCGTTAATCGTAGGATCGTATCGTTTGCAATCGAGGGACATGCCAAGTTCGCCAAGCCGGGCAAAGATATCGTCTGCGCCGGTGTATCGGCCGTTTCGGTCGGCACGGTGAACGCCATCGAAGAACTGGCGGGACTCGTTCTCCCGGCTTCGATGAAGAGCGGCTGGCTCAGGTCGGACATTCCGGCAACGGCTGATGCGGTCTCCGACGAGAAAGCGCAGCTACTGCTGGAAGGCATGATCGTGCAGCTAAACTCGATTGCAGTCTCGTACGGTAAGTATGTAGAGCTTCGGCAACAATTTCGGGAATAA
- the rplU gene encoding 50S ribosomal protein L21, which produces MFAIIETGGKQYKVQEGDVLYIEKLEAFEGEEVTFDRVLAVSKGEELVTGAPVVSGATVTAKVEKHGKGQKIIVYKYKAKKNYRRKQGHRQPYSKVTIGKIQA; this is translated from the coding sequence ATGTTTGCGATTATTGAAACTGGTGGAAAACAGTACAAAGTGCAAGAGGGCGACGTTCTTTACATCGAAAAGCTTGAAGCTTTTGAAGGTGAAGAGGTTACTTTCGACCGCGTATTGGCTGTTTCTAAAGGCGAAGAGCTCGTAACTGGCGCTCCGGTTGTTTCCGGCGCTACTGTAACGGCTAAAGTCGAAAAACACGGCAAAGGTCAAAAAATCATCGTTTATAAATACAAAGCGAAGAAAAACTACCGCCGTAAGCAAGGTCACCGTCAACCGTACTCCAAAGTAACGATTGGCAAGATCCAAGCTTAA